GTCATTTTCCCACCAAGTACCGAAATTTTTAATGCTTTTAATCTAACGCCCTTTGATAAAGTAAAAGTAGTAATCATTGGTCAGGATCCTTATCATGGTTATGGTCAGGCCCACGGATTGTCCTTTTCTGTAAAAGACCATGTAAGACTCCCGCCCTCATTACAAAACATCTATAAAGAATTAGAAACAGATATTGAGGGATTTAAGATCCCAACAAGTGGAAATCTGACAAAATGGGCAAAGCAAGGGGTTTTATTGCTAAATGCTACATTAACGGTAGAAGCAAATAAAGCAGGTTCGCACCAAAAAAGAGGTTGGGAAACCTTTACTGACGAAGCCATAAAAGCAGTTTCAGATTACAAACAGGGTGTAGTATTTATTTTGTGGGGCAGGTTCGCACAGGATAAGGAACGATTAATTGATACCTCTAAACATTATATCATAAAATCAGCACACCCATCACCTTTTTCGGCATATAATGGATTCTTTGGCTCAAAACCTTTCAGTAAAACCAACGAATTCCTGAAGAAACAAAACTTACAGCCTATAGACTGGCAGGTATAAAGGAGTTAAAAGCGAAGGGTTAAAAATATAAAGCTCTTTTTAATATCTATACTTTACACTTTTAATATTCTATGGGAATTATTGGTTCTTTTTTGCTTGTAGAAAGTATCATTAGTGTTTGAAATGTTTTCACCACCGATATCTTGCTTATTTTATTCATAATCAGCTGCTCATAAGCTTTAATATCCTTGACATATACCTTCAAAATAAAATCGTACTGGCCAGTCACGTGATGACATTCGGTAACTTCCTTAATTTGTTGGATTTCCTTTTGAAAAGTATCAATTGTGTCGTTCTGATGAAAATCTAAAGAAACCTGAATAAAAGTTTTTATCCCCAGTCCCAATTTTTCTTCGTCTACCAGGGCATGGTAACTTTTAATATAACCTGAATTTTCTAGCTTTCTCACACGCTCTAAAGTCGGGGCCGGCGACAGACCAATCATTTGCGATAATTGCAAATTGGTAATGCGACCGTTTTCCTGCATGATTTTAAGAATATTCAGATCTATTTTATCCAGTTCCATATTATTTGAAATAAAATGTAAATATATATTTTATTCAGTATAACCAAATAAAATTTTGTTGTCATCAACAGCAATAACAAATGGCTTTAAATATATTTTTAGATTAACCTAAAAATATTATTAGCTTTGCATAAATACGATTTTAGGATATGACTACCTCATTTACAGAAGAAAACTATTTAAAGACAATTTATCACCTGTCTAAAGACATGGAAATAGCGGTTAATACAAATGCTATTGCCGACTCTTTAAATACAAAAGCCGCTTCTGTAACAGATATGCTTAGGAAACTTGCGGAAAAAGGATTAATCAATTACAAGAAATATCAGGGTGTTACATTAACAGAAAACGGAAAAAACAATGCTTTAAATATTATAAGGAAACATCGCTTATGGGAAGTTTTCCTGGTGGAAAAGCTAAAGTTTAATTGGGATGAAGTTCATGACGTTGCAGAAGAACTGGAACACATACATTCAGACCTTTTAATAAACAGGCTGGATGAATTTTTGGAGTTCCCTAAAATTGATCCGCATGGCGATCCCATACCTGATAAAAACGGTAAATTCCATGTGCCTGATTTAAAACCTGTCTGCAAACTAAAAATTGGTGAATGTGGTATTATAAGTGGAATAAGAGATCATTCATCTGTTTTCTTAAAGTATCTGGACGAAGCCAAACTCACCCTCGGGCAAAAAATAGAGGTATTAAATATCATAGAGTTTGATGGTTCTTTTGTTCTGAATATCCAAAATCAAAGACAAACAATAAGTCGAGACGTTGCTAAAAATTTGCTGATAGCTTATGAGTAATTCTGAATCTTTAAGTGAAGTACACGGTTCCGTTGATCCAAACGCTAAAAAAGGCTGGAGGAGGATTTTTGCTTTTCTGGGTCCTGCTTATCTCATTAGTGTTGGTTATATGGATCCGGGAAACTGGGCCACCGATATAGCCGGAGGCTCCCAATTCGGATATAAACTTATCTGGGTTTTACTGATGTCTAACCTGATCGCTTTACTTTTACAATCACTCAGTGCCAGATTAGGTATAGTTAAAGGTCTGGATTTAGCCCAGGCATCAAAAAAAGCCTATCCGAAATGGGTCAATCTCCCCCTCTATATATTAGCTCAAATAGCCATTATTGCCTGTGATCTGGCCGAGATCATAGGAATGGCAATTGGTTTAAACCTGCTTTTCGGTATCCCCCTTATTTGGGGAATCAGTATTACCGTTTTAGATACCATATTATTGCTTTTCTTACTTAAGAAAGGTATGCGCAGCATGGAAGCCTTTATACTTTCTATGGTATTTATTGTGGGTTTGTCCTTTCTTTTTGAAATGTTCATTGTAGAACCTAATTTCAAAGATATCGCCAAAGGTTTTATTCCTTCCGAATTAAATGGCAGCGCACTTTATATTGCTATTGGTATAATTGGCGCTACGGTAATGCCACACAATCTTTATCTGCACTCTTCTCTGGTACAAACCAGAAAGATCGAACGGACAGACCATGGAATTAAAGAAGCTATTAAATTTAATTTTATTGATACAGCCGTTGCGCTCAACCTGGCATTTTTTGTAAATGCTGCAATTCTGATCCTGGCTGCCGCTGCATTTTATACAAACGGACATCATGAAGTTGCTGAAATACAAGATGCATATAAATTACTGGAAAATATCTTTGGCACCGCAGCCCCAACCCTTTTCGCTATCGCGCTGATTGCATCGGGGCAAAGTTCAACTGTTACCGGAACACTCGCAGGACAGATTGTAATGGAAGGGCATTTAAATTTACGTATAGAACCCTGGGTTAGAAGGTTACTCACCCGAATGCTCGCTATAGCGCCTGCATTTTTCACCATTCTTCATTATGGAGAAGACTCTTTAGGAGGACTATTAATTTTAAGTCAGGTTGTACTTAGCTTGCAATTGGCATTTGCTATTATTCCACTAATCTATTTTACATCAAGCAAAAGAGAAATGGGTAAATTTGTTATAAAAACCTGGGTTAAGGTTTTAGCATGGATTGCTGCCATAACCATCATTATCCTAAATATTAAGCTTGTTATAGACGAAATTGGACAATGGATTGTTGAAGCCGGTTCGGACAGTATTTGGATTTATGTTTTTGTTATTCCGATTGCAATTGCCTTAGGATTACTTTTATTATATATCATTCTTGCTCCGCTATTATCAAATAAAGACAAAAAACACAGAAGTATTCTACCTCATGGAAAGGCTTTAAATTTTCAGGATTTAGCCATCCCCGAATATAAAAACATCGGTGTAAGTATAGATTTTTCAGAACACGATAAAACAGTGATAAGACATGCGTTAATGCAAGGCGGAAAAA
This genomic interval from Pseudopedobacter saltans DSM 12145 contains the following:
- a CDS encoding Nramp family divalent metal transporter — encoded protein: MSNSESLSEVHGSVDPNAKKGWRRIFAFLGPAYLISVGYMDPGNWATDIAGGSQFGYKLIWVLLMSNLIALLLQSLSARLGIVKGLDLAQASKKAYPKWVNLPLYILAQIAIIACDLAEIIGMAIGLNLLFGIPLIWGISITVLDTILLLFLLKKGMRSMEAFILSMVFIVGLSFLFEMFIVEPNFKDIAKGFIPSELNGSALYIAIGIIGATVMPHNLYLHSSLVQTRKIERTDHGIKEAIKFNFIDTAVALNLAFFVNAAILILAAAAFYTNGHHEVAEIQDAYKLLENIFGTAAPTLFAIALIASGQSSTVTGTLAGQIVMEGHLNLRIEPWVRRLLTRMLAIAPAFFTILHYGEDSLGGLLILSQVVLSLQLAFAIIPLIYFTSSKREMGKFVIKTWVKVLAWIAAITIIILNIKLVIDEIGQWIVEAGSDSIWIYVFVIPIAIALGLLLLYIILAPLLSNKDKKHRSILPHGKALNFQDLAIPEYKNIGVSIDFSEHDKTVIRHALMQGGKTAKYTLIHIVETAGATYHQQNVLDMETISDEDNLKKYAERLESMGYEVQYTIGYGSTASAIAKIVNGSRIDFLVMGAHGHKGFKDLIFGSTINTVRHNVKVPVLVVRD
- a CDS encoding Lrp/AsnC family transcriptional regulator; amino-acid sequence: MELDKIDLNILKIMQENGRITNLQLSQMIGLSPAPTLERVRKLENSGYIKSYHALVDEEKLGLGIKTFIQVSLDFHQNDTIDTFQKEIQQIKEVTECHHVTGQYDFILKVYVKDIKAYEQLIMNKISKISVVKTFQTLMILSTSKKEPIIPIEY
- the ung gene encoding uracil-DNA glycosylase codes for the protein MSVQLESSWLKVLDKEFEKDYMVSLKQFLISEKQQNKVIFPPSTEIFNAFNLTPFDKVKVVIIGQDPYHGYGQAHGLSFSVKDHVRLPPSLQNIYKELETDIEGFKIPTSGNLTKWAKQGVLLLNATLTVEANKAGSHQKRGWETFTDEAIKAVSDYKQGVVFILWGRFAQDKERLIDTSKHYIIKSAHPSPFSAYNGFFGSKPFSKTNEFLKKQNLQPIDWQV
- a CDS encoding metal-dependent transcriptional regulator, with translation MTTSFTEENYLKTIYHLSKDMEIAVNTNAIADSLNTKAASVTDMLRKLAEKGLINYKKYQGVTLTENGKNNALNIIRKHRLWEVFLVEKLKFNWDEVHDVAEELEHIHSDLLINRLDEFLEFPKIDPHGDPIPDKNGKFHVPDLKPVCKLKIGECGIISGIRDHSSVFLKYLDEAKLTLGQKIEVLNIIEFDGSFVLNIQNQRQTISRDVAKNLLIAYE